A single window of Leptospiraceae bacterium DNA harbors:
- a CDS encoding transposase — MLLSSILYQFKGKTVHDFYRSYFKFDFEHVLCNAHLLRELIFEKEENLQKWAGKMIELLLKIKKQILPRLVQNIILHNFSFIKTTTIAPQKAELLKDLKDSVDQINSFKKGKRLCHR; from the coding sequence ATATTACTTTCTTCGATATTATACCAGTTCAAAGGAAAAACAGTCCACGATTTTTATAGATCCTATTTTAAATTTGATTTTGAACATGTTCTCTGCAATGCACATCTGTTGCGTGAATTGATTTTCGAGAAAGAAGAAAACTTACAAAAATGGGCAGGCAAAATGATTGAACTATTGCTCAAAATTAAAAAACAAATTTTACCTCGTTTAGTTCAAAACATCATTTTACATAATTTTTCATTCATAAAGACTACGACAATTGCTCCTCAAAAAGCTGAACTTCTTAAAGATTTAAAAGATTCTGTAGACCAAATTAACTCTTTTAAGAAAGGCAAAAGACTCTGTCACAGATAA